The Kineothrix sp. MB12-C1 genome includes a window with the following:
- a CDS encoding phage portal protein, translated as MEGFIKDFISKKGYTVNDDAMQVIKECDDWYANRPIDGFHKRRTIQGVSYDLNRLNFAKRCCSDDANLCEVLEINAGDGEQADFVNTTLSSSEFNTQYRKQLEKTSATGTVACYIRLDNATLLDNGKVKDGTIKLNYVEADCFIPLTVENDIVQEAAFSGSSLKAGKKQTTLVLFLKNENDIYTAETHVFDDKGTEITENEITVTLGDVKPFAVMRNAEVNNLDNMEGYGLPKLKNAIPILKALELAYNVLFSDLDKAEKIILINELLCEFGSDGKPNLTPEQKKLFVILGEKLPDEKDVIHEYNPEIRIEQITKAFELCLSLLSMMFGYGTKKYSFEGGQITTATEYIGERQDQMQELNRQRQEATRYIQDICRAVMWFSNTFHSTSHNLDADILVDFDDSYITDREAELERKRNDALSFDIPQLTVWYLMEAYNLTEEEAAALVIQKQEEEQGADGEDED; from the coding sequence ATGGAAGGATTTATCAAAGATTTCATCAGTAAAAAAGGATATACGGTAAATGATGATGCCATGCAGGTAATTAAGGAGTGTGATGATTGGTATGCTAATCGCCCTATAGATGGATTTCACAAAAGAAGAACCATACAAGGAGTATCTTACGACCTTAACCGTTTGAACTTTGCGAAACGATGTTGCTCTGATGATGCAAATCTATGTGAGGTGTTGGAGATTAACGCCGGAGATGGGGAGCAAGCGGATTTTGTAAATACTACCTTATCTTCCAGTGAGTTCAATACTCAATACCGCAAGCAGTTGGAAAAGACATCGGCAACCGGAACTGTGGCTTGTTATATACGGCTGGATAATGCAACTCTATTAGATAACGGCAAGGTAAAAGACGGAACCATAAAGCTGAATTATGTGGAAGCTGACTGTTTTATTCCGCTGACCGTGGAAAATGATATTGTTCAGGAAGCGGCTTTCTCAGGAAGTTCTCTAAAGGCAGGAAAGAAACAGACTACGCTTGTATTATTCCTCAAGAATGAGAATGATATTTATACAGCGGAAACCCATGTGTTTGATGATAAAGGGACCGAGATAACAGAAAATGAAATTACAGTTACTTTGGGGGATGTGAAACCTTTTGCAGTGATGCGGAATGCAGAAGTAAATAACCTTGATAATATGGAGGGATATGGACTTCCGAAGTTGAAAAATGCAATTCCTATCCTAAAGGCATTGGAACTTGCTTATAATGTATTATTTAGTGATTTGGACAAGGCGGAAAAGATAATTTTGATAAATGAACTCCTTTGTGAGTTTGGTTCAGACGGTAAGCCGAATCTAACACCGGAGCAGAAAAAGTTGTTTGTCATTTTAGGGGAGAAGTTACCGGATGAAAAAGATGTAATCCATGAGTACAACCCGGAAATCCGTATCGAGCAGATTACAAAGGCATTTGAACTATGCTTATCACTTCTATCGATGATGTTTGGATACGGTACAAAGAAGTACAGTTTCGAGGGCGGGCAGATCACCACGGCAACCGAGTACATCGGGGAACGCCAAGACCAGATGCAGGAACTGAACAGACAGAGGCAGGAGGCTACACGGTACATACAAGATATATGCCGGGCGGTGATGTGGTTTTCCAATACCTTCCATAGCACGAGCCACAATCTTGATGCAGATATACTTGTGGATTTTGATGATAGCTATATCACAGACAGGGAAGCGGAATTAGAGCGCAAAAGGAATGATGCTCTTTCCTTCGATATCCCACAACTCACCGTATGGTATCTCATGGAAGCCTATAACTTGACCGAAGAAGAGGCGGCGGCTCTTGTTATTCAGAAACAGGAAGAAGAGCAGGGCGCAGACGGAGAAGATGAAGATTAA